One genomic segment of Fibrobacter sp. includes these proteins:
- a CDS encoding transposase, translated as SKKLNRNKKQKDSKRRWRCRCQLAREYEHLANVRKDIANKIYHRLVTDYDVIYFQDEQIKNWHKGWFGKSIQSSCLGSLKQRLVALEVSGRSFKISKWEPTTKLCPTCGCINHPTLADRIYKCDCGYTMDRDTHSARVVLMIGSSKRAECLEQASAEVATSMPISTASSAQVAPLKRKNEAHTL; from the coding sequence TGAGCAAAAAGCTGAATAGGAACAAGAAGCAGAAGGACTCCAAGCGTAGGTGGAGGTGTAGGTGTCAACTGGCTAGGGAATATGAACACTTGGCTAATGTCCGTAAGGATATCGCCAACAAGATATACCATAGGCTAGTAACCGACTACGATGTTATCTACTTTCAAGACGAGCAGATTAAGAACTGGCACAAGGGATGGTTTGGCAAGTCCATCCAGTCTTCGTGTCTAGGTTCGCTGAAACAACGACTTGTCGCTCTCGAAGTGAGTGGGCGTAGTTTCAAAATATCAAAGTGGGAACCCACTACAAAGTTGTGTCCGACGTGTGGCTGCATAAACCACCCGACACTTGCAGATAGAATCTACAAGTGTGATTGCGGATATACTATGGACAGGGATACTCATTCTGCCCGTGTTGTCTTGATGATTGGCTCGTCTAAAAGAGCCGAGTGCTTGGAACAAGCCTCCGCTGAGGTAGCTACCTCTATGCCTATTAGCACTGCTAGTAGCGCACAAGTGGCTCCGTTGAAGCGAAAAAACGAAGCTCACACCCTTTAG